One region of bacterium genomic DNA includes:
- a CDS encoding hemolysin family protein produces the protein MIFSDLILILICLLGAGFFDGMETGVISLNRMRLRHLAETGDRAARILQNFLQQPDRLLGTTLVGTNICIVIASVISANWSSQMHPWLQTLNAIATTLVILIFATYLPKAWFQSHPLERCRPFANPLRWSSLILRPLINSANWITNWIVPSATAPKATRALVATKDEIDLLAQESADHGALSPRQRIMIRRVLELSTKNARHIMTPRDQMAILPSSADITALMLKVRECAHTRLPVCEEDGKTIKGTINFFDVMAGCDDCFGGSIKPYIRPALFVQDTTPLMEAFAKLRLSKQSMCLVVNSTQEVIGLITNQNVLQTIVGKT, from the coding sequence ATGATCTTTTCAGATCTCATTCTCATTCTAATCTGCCTATTGGGCGCCGGATTCTTTGATGGCATGGAAACGGGCGTGATTTCTCTCAACCGGATGCGCCTACGGCATCTTGCGGAAACCGGGGATCGGGCCGCCCGGATCCTTCAGAATTTCCTCCAGCAACCCGACCGCCTTCTTGGCACGACGCTGGTTGGCACCAACATCTGCATTGTTATCGCCTCAGTGATTTCCGCCAATTGGTCCTCCCAGATGCACCCCTGGCTCCAGACCTTGAATGCCATTGCCACTACACTCGTTATTCTGATCTTTGCAACCTACCTTCCCAAAGCCTGGTTCCAGAGCCATCCCTTGGAACGATGCCGACCTTTCGCCAATCCCCTGCGCTGGAGTTCTCTGATCTTGCGTCCCCTGATCAATTCCGCGAACTGGATCACCAACTGGATCGTACCTTCCGCAACCGCTCCCAAAGCCACCCGGGCGCTCGTTGCTACCAAAGATGAAATTGATCTTCTTGCACAGGAAAGCGCCGATCACGGAGCCCTCTCCCCACGCCAGCGCATCATGATCCGTCGTGTGCTGGAGCTTTCCACTAAAAATGCCCGTCACATCATGACCCCGCGCGATCAGATGGCCATACTCCCTTCATCTGCTGATATTACGGCGCTCATGTTAAAGGTTCGCGAATGTGCCCATACCCGCCTCCCCGTATGTGAGGAGGACGGCAAGACTATTAAAGGCACGATCAACTTCTTTGACGTTATGGCTGGCTGCGACGACTGCTTTGGCGGCAGCATCAAACCCTATATCCGCCCTGCTCTATTCGTCCAAGACACCACGCCTCTGATGGAGGCCTTTGCCAAGCTCCGCCTTTCAAAACAATCGATGTGCCTGGTGGTCAACAGTACGCAAGAAGTTATCGGGTTAATCACCAACCAAAACGTCCTCCAGACGATTGTGGGGAAAACGTGA
- a CDS encoding hemolysin family protein: MSGLILVEGAGLGVLLMLSAFFSSAETALFSLSPMQIHRLRRHHPKATKRLEELLAAPADLLASILIGNTVVNVAVANLGFIVAEQIFPLHGELVAIPAVTLILIIFGELAPKRLGLRKPDSLAILYLPALTLLIRLCAPLHILMEKITHSFRSHFTPRRSALTKAELLTAVDVGHEEGVLNKEERAMVDGIIRLEKLQAKDVMTPRVDLISLDIEDDPAIFANICRKARFRFLPVCIGDLDHVKGFLDVARYLMDPGKDISSALHPHFYVPDTAPLDTLLTMFQQQSRRLAIVIDEYGGTAGLITIGDILDEIAEFTGEQPDGQSPNIEPVGENRWQVAGDTSLEEVNYELDLALDVEGADRIAGWVTAHARRFPKTGDIIDAQNCRATVLQMRKHRITRVLIEKNPELSEAEQERGVQV; encoded by the coding sequence ATGAGTGGGCTAATTTTAGTGGAGGGCGCCGGCTTAGGGGTGCTATTGATGCTGTCCGCGTTCTTTTCGAGTGCGGAAACAGCCCTTTTCTCGCTTTCCCCGATGCAGATTCACCGGCTACGCCGGCATCACCCAAAAGCCACCAAACGGCTGGAAGAACTTCTCGCCGCCCCGGCCGACCTCCTCGCCAGTATTCTGATTGGTAACACCGTCGTGAATGTCGCCGTAGCCAACCTCGGATTTATTGTAGCGGAACAAATTTTTCCCCTCCATGGCGAACTGGTTGCCATCCCGGCTGTCACTCTGATTTTGATTATCTTCGGAGAATTGGCTCCCAAGCGTCTCGGACTGCGCAAACCTGACTCTCTGGCCATTCTCTATCTACCCGCCCTCACCCTCCTGATCAGACTCTGCGCCCCACTCCATATCCTGATGGAAAAAATCACACACTCTTTCCGGTCGCATTTCACACCACGTCGTTCCGCCCTGACCAAAGCCGAACTCCTCACGGCCGTGGATGTCGGACATGAAGAGGGCGTTCTCAATAAAGAGGAGCGCGCCATGGTGGATGGGATCATCCGCCTGGAAAAACTCCAGGCCAAGGATGTCATGACCCCTCGTGTAGACCTGATCAGCTTGGACATAGAAGATGACCCAGCCATCTTTGCGAATATCTGCCGTAAAGCCCGCTTCCGTTTCCTGCCCGTCTGCATCGGCGATCTTGATCATGTTAAGGGTTTCCTGGATGTCGCCAGATATCTCATGGATCCCGGGAAAGACATATCTTCAGCACTCCACCCGCATTTTTACGTACCCGACACCGCACCACTCGACACCCTGCTGACCATGTTCCAGCAACAATCACGTCGTCTCGCCATCGTCATTGACGAATACGGCGGTACCGCAGGCCTCATCACCATCGGCGATATCCTGGATGAAATCGCCGAATTTACCGGGGAGCAACCGGATGGCCAAAGCCCCAACATCGAGCCCGTCGGCGAGAATCGCTGGCAGGTCGCAGGTGATACAAGTCTTGAAGAAGTGAATTACGAACTGGATCTCGCCCTGGATGTCGAAGGCGCCGATCGTATCGCCGGCTGGGTCACCGCCCATGCCCGCCGCTTTCCGAAAACGGGCGACATCATTGATGCCCAGAATTGCCGGGCCACTGTTCTGCAGATGCGGAAGCATCGCATCACGCGTGTCCTGATTGAGAAAAACCCGGAACTTTCAGAGGCAGAACAGGAGAGAGGGGTGCAGGTATGA
- the leuS gene encoding leucine--tRNA ligase → MNEHYPFNEIEPKWQKYWQDQKVFKVDTSIHEKKYYCLTMFPYPSGTMHVGHGRNYIIGDAVTRYKMIRGFRVLSPMGWDAFGLPAENAAKQRGVHPKEWTYSNIKQMKRQLQSWGIAYDWDREIATCHPDYYKWTQWVFLKLHERGLAFQKNAPVNWCDYCTTLANEEVHADGTCERCGRKVVKKDLTQWFFKITEYAGKLLDDLSLLDQWPEKVRTMQGNWIGRSTGAKVDFTIAETGDPCPVFTTRPDTIYGVTFMALAPEHPLVEKLLKNNPRAAEIKAFVEKEKMVSAAERTDDTAKKEGVFTGFHVRNPYNGELAPLWITNYVLMEYGTGAVMAVPAHDQRDFEFAKTYNLPIKVVIQNPEGTLDAAALTEAYVEDGAMANSAPFNGRNNREAMTDIIQLAKDKGFGDFTTNYRIRDWLISRQRYWGSPIPIIHCTDCGAVPVPEKDLPVLLPDDVDFKTERGNPLSFHEGFINTTCPKCGKPARRETDTLAQWICSCWYYLRYVNPRDNTVAYNKADVDYWLPVDQYIGGIEHAVLHLLYSRFILKVLHDADTCSFPEPFKALFTQGMICKRSEKDGQLYKMSKSKGNVVSPDELIREYGADTVRLYTLFIGPPEKDAEWSDTAVEGSFRFLRRIWRRVHETHPLLQASAKLKTDLSKMETPERDLYRKLHESIAKITHDLEGAFQFNTAIAQIMELMNAVEAMKIDASSSEQCRAVYRETIETLVVLISPFAPHIAEELWVELGHQPSVLTAPWPQVNEKALARDTIEIVIQLNGKIKSREVIPTRLSPKEIETHVLTLEPVKHMLTGLTMRKVVVIPGKLVNIVATP, encoded by the coding sequence ATGAATGAACATTATCCGTTTAACGAAATTGAACCGAAGTGGCAGAAGTATTGGCAGGATCAGAAGGTGTTCAAAGTGGACACCTCGATCCATGAGAAAAAATACTACTGTCTGACCATGTTCCCCTACCCCTCCGGCACGATGCATGTCGGACATGGCCGGAATTACATTATCGGTGACGCCGTCACCCGCTACAAAATGATCCGTGGCTTTCGCGTATTATCCCCCATGGGCTGGGATGCCTTTGGCCTGCCTGCCGAAAATGCGGCCAAACAACGCGGCGTCCACCCCAAAGAATGGACCTACAGCAATATCAAGCAGATGAAACGGCAGCTTCAATCCTGGGGCATTGCTTATGATTGGGATCGTGAAATCGCCACCTGCCATCCGGATTACTACAAATGGACCCAATGGGTTTTCCTTAAGCTCCACGAGCGCGGCCTGGCCTTCCAGAAGAACGCCCCGGTCAACTGGTGTGACTATTGCACCACTTTGGCCAATGAGGAAGTCCACGCTGACGGCACCTGCGAACGCTGCGGCCGCAAAGTGGTCAAGAAAGACCTGACCCAGTGGTTCTTCAAAATCACGGAATATGCAGGCAAACTCCTTGATGATTTGTCCTTGCTCGACCAGTGGCCGGAAAAAGTCCGCACCATGCAGGGGAACTGGATTGGCCGCTCCACCGGCGCGAAAGTAGATTTTACCATTGCAGAAACCGGTGACCCCTGCCCCGTTTTCACCACCCGGCCGGACACCATCTATGGCGTCACGTTCATGGCGCTGGCCCCGGAACATCCGCTGGTCGAAAAATTGTTGAAAAACAACCCGCGCGCTGCGGAGATCAAGGCCTTCGTCGAGAAAGAGAAAATGGTCTCGGCCGCCGAACGTACTGACGACACCGCCAAAAAGGAAGGTGTCTTCACCGGATTCCATGTCCGCAATCCCTACAACGGCGAGCTGGCTCCCCTCTGGATTACCAACTACGTCCTGATGGAATACGGCACCGGCGCCGTCATGGCGGTCCCCGCCCATGATCAGCGTGATTTCGAATTCGCAAAAACCTATAATCTTCCCATCAAGGTTGTTATCCAGAACCCTGAAGGCACACTCGATGCCGCCGCTTTGACGGAAGCTTATGTCGAAGACGGAGCCATGGCCAACTCCGCCCCCTTTAACGGACGGAATAACCGCGAGGCCATGACGGACATCATTCAACTGGCCAAGGATAAGGGCTTCGGCGATTTCACCACCAATTACCGCATCCGCGACTGGCTGATCAGCCGCCAGCGTTATTGGGGCTCCCCGATCCCGATTATTCACTGCACTGATTGCGGGGCCGTTCCCGTCCCGGAGAAGGATCTGCCGGTTCTGCTTCCAGATGATGTGGACTTCAAAACTGAACGGGGCAATCCCCTGTCTTTTCATGAAGGCTTCATCAACACGACCTGCCCGAAGTGCGGCAAGCCGGCCCGGCGCGAAACCGACACGCTGGCTCAGTGGATCTGCTCCTGCTGGTACTACCTTCGTTACGTTAACCCGCGCGACAATACAGTCGCCTACAATAAAGCGGATGTTGATTACTGGCTTCCCGTGGATCAATACATCGGCGGCATTGAACACGCCGTACTGCACTTGCTCTATTCCCGGTTTATCCTGAAGGTGCTGCATGATGCGGACACCTGCTCGTTCCCCGAGCCCTTCAAGGCGCTCTTCACGCAAGGCATGATCTGCAAACGCAGCGAGAAGGACGGACAGCTTTATAAAATGTCAAAGTCCAAGGGCAATGTGGTCTCGCCTGACGAGTTGATCCGCGAATATGGTGCCGACACCGTACGCCTTTACACACTGTTCATCGGCCCGCCAGAAAAGGACGCTGAGTGGAGCGACACCGCCGTGGAAGGCTCATTCCGATTCCTGCGCCGGATCTGGCGCAGAGTTCATGAGACCCATCCTCTGCTTCAGGCTTCAGCCAAGCTGAAAACCGATCTTTCTAAAATGGAGACACCTGAACGGGATCTCTACCGGAAGTTGCACGAGAGCATCGCCAAGATCACCCATGACCTGGAAGGCGCTTTCCAATTCAATACCGCGATCGCCCAGATCATGGAACTGATGAATGCCGTGGAAGCGATGAAAATTGACGCCAGCAGCAGCGAGCAATGCCGGGCCGTCTACCGCGAAACGATTGAAACCCTGGTCGTTTTGATTTCGCCGTTTGCCCCGCATATCGCCGAAGAGCTCTGGGTCGAGCTTGGTCATCAGCCGAGCGTCCTCACAGCCCCCTGGCCACAGGTGAATGAAAAGGCCCTGGCGCGTGACACCATCGAAATTGTCATCCAGCTCAACGGGAAGATTAAGAGCCGTGAGGTTATTCCCACCCGCCTGTCGCCCAAGGAAATTGAGACTCACGTCCTGACGCTGGAGCCGGTGAAGCACATGCTGACCGGTCTCACCATGCGCAAAGTGGTCGTGATCCCGGGCAAGCTGGTCAACATCGTGGCCACTCCATGA